A window from Moritella yayanosii encodes these proteins:
- the purE gene encoding 5-(carboxyamino)imidazole ribonucleotide mutase — protein MSTPFVAVLMGSDSDLPVMQGTLKVLKSFDIQYEVKVTSAHRTPAATHQYVTDAESRGCAVFICAAGLAAHLAGAVAGITTHPVIGVPIDAGPLQGMDALLSTVQMPGGVPVACVAIGSAGAKNAGYLAAQMLAIGNPEMAAKVKAERQANAAIIIAKDEALQAKLKAL, from the coding sequence ATGTCTACACCATTTGTTGCAGTATTAATGGGCTCAGATTCAGATTTGCCGGTTATGCAGGGTACACTAAAGGTACTTAAATCATTTGATATTCAGTACGAAGTAAAAGTAACTTCTGCGCATAGAACGCCTGCTGCGACACATCAGTATGTGACAGATGCAGAGAGCCGTGGTTGTGCTGTATTTATCTGTGCTGCTGGCCTAGCTGCACATTTAGCTGGTGCGGTTGCGGGTATCACTACTCATCCTGTTATTGGTGTGCCAATCGACGCGGGCCCGTTACAAGGTATGGACGCTTTATTATCAACAGTGCAAATGCCTGGTGGTGTACCTGTTGCTTGTGTTGCAATCGGGAGTGCGGGAGCTAAGAATGCCGGTTATCTTGCAGCGCAAATGTTAGCAATTGGTAATCCAGAAATGGCGGCTAAAGTTAAAGCTGAGCGTCAAGCTAATGCAGCCATTATTATTGCTAAAGACGAAGCGTTACAAGCTAAATTAAAAGCACTGTAA
- the dprA gene encoding DNA-processing protein DprA, which produces MVNEHDKYWLALYDVPKIGGSRALKLLQKTSLTKLFSGSARYLHSLGLDTAQQQAVLNPDWQSIDRNLQWLAAEDNRYLIPITASDYPITLKNIAAPPLLLYVEGNVELLSKPQIAMVGTRAPSYYGKRHAHSFAAELVQQGLVITSGLAIGIDSECHRSVLAAKGETIAVLGTGLANVYPKRHLQLAQQIREQGALVSEFSPFTQARPEHFPRRNRIVSGLSLGVVVVEAALNSGSLISARYAIEQGREVFALPGAIDNPAAAGCHYLIQQGAKLITQTSDITDELTYINVRTNFEQTDLFSSDLETVSLPNQTILDNVGYEVTTADLIAERSQQPVSQVLTSLMELELDNWVNAVPGGYVRSQRRG; this is translated from the coding sequence ATGGTTAATGAGCATGATAAATATTGGTTAGCGTTATATGACGTCCCGAAAATTGGTGGCAGTCGGGCGCTAAAATTATTGCAAAAAACATCATTAACTAAATTATTTTCTGGTTCAGCGCGGTATCTACACTCTCTTGGTTTAGATACCGCACAGCAACAAGCCGTGCTCAATCCTGACTGGCAGAGTATTGATCGAAACCTACAATGGCTTGCCGCAGAAGATAATCGTTACCTTATTCCTATTACCGCCAGCGATTATCCCATCACCTTGAAAAACATTGCTGCACCACCGTTACTGTTATACGTCGAAGGCAATGTTGAGCTATTATCGAAACCGCAAATCGCCATGGTTGGTACGCGTGCCCCGAGTTATTATGGCAAGCGTCATGCACACAGCTTTGCTGCAGAATTAGTCCAACAGGGATTAGTTATCACCAGTGGGCTCGCGATCGGTATTGATAGTGAGTGTCATCGTAGTGTATTAGCAGCCAAGGGCGAGACGATTGCCGTATTAGGCACAGGTTTAGCCAATGTTTATCCTAAGCGGCATCTACAATTAGCGCAACAGATCCGAGAACAAGGTGCATTAGTGTCTGAGTTTAGTCCTTTTACCCAAGCCAGACCAGAGCACTTTCCCCGTCGCAATCGCATCGTCAGTGGTCTCTCTCTGGGTGTTGTTGTTGTTGAAGCCGCATTAAATAGTGGTTCATTGATTTCTGCACGTTATGCCATTGAACAAGGCCGAGAAGTATTTGCTCTGCCTGGGGCGATTGATAATCCGGCTGCTGCTGGCTGTCATTATCTAATCCAGCAAGGTGCGAAACTCATCACCCAAACAAGTGATATTACCGATGAACTCACATATATAAATGTACGTACGAATTTTGAGCAAACAGACCTGTTCAGCTCTGATCTCGAAACTGTTTCATTGCCAAACCAAACTATCTTAGATAATGTCGGTTATGAAGTAACGACAGCAGATCTAATTGCTGAGCGCAGCCAACAACCTGTTAGCCAGGTATTAACGAGTTTAATGGAACTAGAACTTGATAATTGGGTGAATGCTGTACCTGGTGGTTATGTGAGATCGCAACGGAGGGGCTAA
- a CDS encoding DNA topoisomerase family protein, whose product MSKHNDKLFTVHEHALEKEYETCPQCGAELSIKNAKSGPFLGCNNYPTCEYSRPLSNQSHFEDDKVLVGSECPECQHELVLKRGRYGFFIGCIQFPTCNYMSKTETPDETGISCPQCESGDLLQKKSRFGKIFYSCNKYPKCKYIINLKPVSEICPECHWTILVEKKTSNGKQLICPQKRCGYKRALLE is encoded by the coding sequence ATGTCTAAACATAATGACAAACTATTTACAGTTCATGAACATGCCTTGGAAAAAGAGTACGAGACGTGCCCGCAATGCGGTGCTGAGTTAAGTATTAAAAATGCCAAATCAGGGCCTTTTTTAGGTTGCAATAATTATCCTACTTGTGAGTATTCACGCCCACTATCAAATCAATCACATTTCGAAGATGACAAAGTGCTGGTTGGTTCAGAATGCCCAGAGTGTCAACATGAACTCGTATTGAAACGTGGCCGTTATGGCTTCTTTATTGGTTGTATCCAGTTCCCCACTTGCAATTATATGTCGAAAACAGAAACGCCAGATGAGACCGGCATATCTTGTCCACAATGTGAATCGGGTGATTTACTGCAAAAAAAATCACGTTTCGGAAAGATATTTTATTCTTGTAATAAATACCCTAAGTGTAAATACATTATTAATCTCAAACCAGTTTCAGAAATATGTCCCGAGTGCCACTGGACCATATTAGTGGAAAAGAAAACCAGTAATGGAAAACAACTTATCTGTCCACAGAAACGCTGTGGCTATAAGCGTGCTTTATTAGAATAG
- a CDS encoding phnA protein yields the protein MAKGLDKHQHRKDELNSFGKNLARRARSHCETCDASGVKLNIFEVAPIPTTPDYDDCILICDTCSEQLNNPKCIDADHWRCLNKSMWSEVAIVKVAAIRMLRLLENKHEWAADLNEMAYLEPEVEERINKL from the coding sequence ATGGCTAAAGGCTTAGACAAACATCAACATAGAAAAGATGAATTAAATTCATTTGGTAAAAATTTAGCGCGACGTGCACGTTCGCATTGCGAAACATGTGATGCATCAGGTGTGAAACTAAATATTTTTGAAGTCGCGCCTATACCGACAACGCCAGATTATGATGATTGTATTTTAATTTGTGATACTTGCAGTGAACAGCTTAATAACCCGAAATGTATTGATGCTGATCATTGGCGTTGTCTAAATAAATCAATGTGGTCTGAAGTTGCTATCGTAAAAGTGGCTGCGATCCGTATGTTACGTCTGCTAGAAAATAAACATGAGTGGGCCGCAGATCTGAATGAAATGGCCTACTTAGAGCCTGAAGTTGAAGAACGTATTAACAAGCTATAA
- a CDS encoding L-threonylcarbamoyladenylate synthase, with amino-acid sequence MTINNRYITVNNSTAINNAVAALHTQQVIAYPTEAVFGLGCDPMNELAVQRLLTIKQRPVEKGLILIAANLAQLNDYVDLTQLSATQIDKIKQTWPGPATWVMPAKAQVPKWLTGQFDSIAVRVSAHPTVQALCLAFGGPITSTSANLTGLTPCITAAEVASQLESLLGAIVDEAVGALAQPTTITDALTGKIYR; translated from the coding sequence ATGACTATTAATAATAGATATATTACTGTGAATAATTCAACAGCTATTAACAACGCAGTGGCAGCGTTACATACCCAGCAAGTTATTGCTTATCCAACAGAAGCTGTTTTTGGCTTGGGTTGCGATCCGATGAATGAGTTAGCGGTTCAACGCTTATTAACCATTAAACAACGTCCGGTTGAAAAAGGCTTGATCTTAATTGCCGCTAATTTAGCGCAGTTAAATGATTATGTGGATTTAACCCAATTATCTGCAACGCAAATCGACAAGATTAAGCAAACCTGGCCAGGGCCTGCAACTTGGGTTATGCCTGCTAAAGCGCAAGTACCAAAATGGTTAACTGGACAATTCGATAGTATCGCGGTTCGTGTTTCTGCGCATCCGACAGTTCAAGCATTATGCCTCGCTTTTGGCGGGCCAATTACCTCAACCAGTGCGAATTTAACCGGACTTACGCCGTGTATTACTGCCGCGGAAGTGGCGAGTCAATTAGAGTCACTCCTTGGTGCGATTGTTGATGAAGCGGTGGGTGCACTTGCGCAACCAACCACGATCACGGATGCACTTACCGGGAAAATCTACCGTTAG
- a CDS encoding gamma carbonic anhydrase family protein, translating to MSTSLRKYQGILPQLANSAYVDKSAVLIGDITIDEDASIWPLVAARGDVNKIIIGARTNVQDGCVLHVTRKSPANPNGIPLIIGDDVTVGHKALLHACTIGDRVLIGMGAIVLDGAIIEDDVMIGAGTLVPPRKILVSGYLYIGSPAKQVRKLTDDEIAFLKLSADNYVLLKNEYIADSQ from the coding sequence ATGAGCACTTCACTTCGAAAATACCAAGGAATATTACCGCAATTAGCCAACTCAGCTTATGTAGATAAGTCTGCAGTCCTCATCGGAGATATAACTATAGACGAAGATGCCAGTATATGGCCACTCGTTGCAGCCCGTGGTGATGTAAATAAAATCATCATTGGGGCGCGTACCAATGTGCAAGATGGCTGCGTATTACACGTTACTCGAAAAAGCCCAGCAAACCCAAATGGTATTCCCCTTATTATAGGTGACGATGTTACCGTCGGTCATAAAGCACTGTTACACGCATGCACTATCGGTGATCGCGTACTAATCGGCATGGGTGCAATAGTACTTGATGGCGCGATCATTGAAGATGATGTCATGATCGGTGCTGGTACTTTAGTGCCACCTAGAAAAATATTAGTAAGTGGTTACCTTTATATAGGCAGCCCAGCAAAACAAGTAAGAAAATTAACAGATGATGAGATCGCGTTCTTAAAGCTATCAGCCGATAACTATGTGCTGCTTAAAAATGAGTATATAGCAGATAGCCAGTAA
- a CDS encoding LysM peptidoglycan-binding domain-containing protein, with the protein MSIKRRLIFALAAILPFLAHADSLNLKNQYPTEYIVKEGDTLWDISSKYLQSPWLWPQLWDANPALDDPHLIYPGDKLQLIFVDGQPRLVRNHIRKRILKVSPKARPELKGSRAIPTIPLKLINSFLSRDYVAGDDKLKRAPVILGNNDGNTTFIVGHSIFASSSLKPGQYGIYRRGRTYIDPVTNENLGNEVEFIAIARVVNTGTETIPAKLLILKSTKEARKGDRLLPMPEQDRLPVYFQPRNFQLASDGLIVAADEKYSAIGKNDVVIINRGWRDNVGAGDVFAVLKRGKTIIRHEQDLDFDYSDQINQYDKLFSGKNELQLPDERVGEMMVFKVYDKVSLALITHSSQVIKLNDKVSNL; encoded by the coding sequence ATGTCCATAAAACGTCGTTTGATCTTTGCTTTAGCCGCTATTTTACCCTTTTTAGCGCATGCTGATAGCTTAAACTTAAAAAACCAATACCCGACTGAATACATCGTCAAAGAAGGTGATACGCTTTGGGATATTTCGAGCAAATATTTGCAAAGTCCGTGGTTATGGCCACAGCTATGGGATGCTAATCCTGCGTTAGATGATCCGCATCTTATCTATCCCGGCGATAAACTACAATTAATCTTTGTTGATGGTCAACCCCGTTTAGTCCGTAATCATATACGTAAGCGTATCTTAAAAGTTTCTCCTAAAGCGCGACCTGAATTAAAAGGCAGTCGTGCTATTCCGACGATACCATTAAAATTAATCAATTCTTTTTTAAGTCGTGACTATGTTGCTGGCGATGATAAATTAAAACGGGCTCCAGTGATCTTAGGTAATAATGACGGCAATACCACCTTTATTGTTGGCCACAGTATTTTTGCATCAAGCTCGTTAAAACCGGGTCAATACGGTATTTATCGTCGCGGTCGTACTTATATTGATCCGGTGACGAATGAAAATCTGGGTAACGAAGTCGAGTTTATTGCGATTGCCCGTGTGGTGAATACCGGCACGGAAACCATTCCGGCCAAATTATTGATTTTGAAAAGTACCAAAGAAGCACGTAAAGGTGACCGATTATTGCCGATGCCTGAGCAAGACCGTTTGCCTGTTTACTTTCAACCGCGTAATTTCCAGCTGGCTAGCGATGGTTTGATTGTCGCGGCAGATGAAAAATACAGTGCGATTGGTAAAAATGATGTGGTGATCATAAATCGTGGTTGGCGTGACAACGTTGGTGCTGGTGATGTGTTTGCCGTATTGAAACGTGGTAAAACCATTATTCGTCATGAACAAGATCTAGATTTTGATTATAGTGATCAAATTAATCAATACGATAAACTTTTTTCTGGCAAAAATGAGCTACAGCTCCCAGATGAACGAGTCGGAGAGATGATGGTGTTCAAAGTTTACGATAAAGTTAGCCTTGCGCTCATCACACATAGCTCACAAGTGATTAAGCTTAACGATAAGGTAAGTAACTTATGA
- the rsmB gene encoding 16S rRNA (cytosine(967)-C(5))-methyltransferase RsmB, with translation MKTRASAAKVLYQVVDRGQSLTTALPTAQQLLPAKDRALLQEICYGVLRWLPRLEFISRQLMSKPLTGKQRPVHFLILVGLYQLKFMRIPAHAAVAETVNAIKVLKSPKLSGLVNAVLRNYQRQQDDLESQADGNDTCKFGHPGWLIKRIKAAYPEQWQEVLMANNERPPMWIRVNQQHHNQADYQALLAADEIVAEIVESADSALRLVKPTDVYKLAGFADGHCSVQDGAAQFAAQFLDAQPGELILDACAAPGGKTAHILERQPALKHLVAVDFDATRLARVQENLTRMQLEAELIHGDASKPEDWWKGDKFDRILLDAPCSATGVIRRHPDIKWLRRDSDIAPLVQLQSEILDAMWQQLKPGGTLLYATCSILPAENSEQISSFVARTPDATLIPLTANSDNQASSWQILPNTQGMDGFFYAKLQKKA, from the coding sequence ATGAAAACCAGAGCTAGCGCTGCAAAAGTACTTTACCAAGTTGTTGATAGAGGTCAGTCATTGACGACAGCCTTACCGACTGCTCAGCAATTATTACCAGCCAAGGATCGTGCTTTACTACAGGAGATCTGTTACGGCGTACTGCGCTGGTTACCACGTCTTGAATTTATTAGTCGCCAACTAATGAGCAAGCCATTAACCGGTAAACAAAGACCTGTGCATTTCTTGATTCTGGTTGGTTTATATCAATTAAAATTCATGCGTATCCCTGCACATGCTGCCGTAGCAGAAACAGTAAACGCAATAAAAGTATTAAAATCACCAAAACTCAGTGGTTTGGTGAATGCGGTTTTACGTAATTATCAACGTCAGCAAGATGATCTAGAGAGCCAAGCAGACGGTAACGATACGTGTAAATTTGGTCACCCAGGTTGGTTAATTAAGCGTATTAAAGCGGCTTACCCAGAACAATGGCAAGAAGTCTTAATGGCGAATAATGAACGACCACCAATGTGGATCCGGGTTAATCAACAACATCATAACCAAGCTGATTATCAAGCATTATTAGCCGCTGACGAGATCGTTGCTGAAATAGTCGAGAGTGCCGATTCAGCACTGCGATTAGTAAAGCCAACCGACGTTTATAAGCTAGCTGGTTTTGCAGACGGCCATTGTTCTGTACAAGATGGCGCAGCACAATTTGCAGCACAATTCTTAGACGCACAGCCAGGCGAATTAATACTGGATGCTTGTGCAGCGCCAGGTGGTAAAACTGCACACATTTTAGAACGTCAACCAGCCCTTAAGCACCTTGTTGCTGTAGACTTTGATGCGACACGTTTAGCGCGTGTACAAGAAAACTTAACCCGTATGCAATTAGAAGCAGAGCTTATCCACGGCGATGCCAGCAAGCCTGAAGATTGGTGGAAAGGTGATAAGTTTGATCGCATTTTATTAGATGCACCTTGCAGTGCAACGGGGGTAATTCGTCGTCATCCCGATATCAAATGGTTACGTCGTGATAGTGATATTGCCCCATTAGTGCAATTACAATCTGAAATTTTAGATGCGATGTGGCAGCAACTAAAACCAGGCGGCACGTTATTATATGCAACCTGCTCTATTCTACCAGCAGAAAATAGCGAACAAATCAGTTCGTTTGTGGCCCGTACTCCGGATGCAACGCTGATCCCATTAACAGCCAACAGCGACAATCAAGCATCTAGCTGGCAGATCCTACCCAATACCCAAGGTATGGATGGCTTCTTTTACGCGAAATTACAAAAGAAAGCATAA
- a CDS encoding phosphoserine transaminase: MIPSNKPLNPNFSSGPCSKRPGYELAQLDISTLGRSHRSNIGKAALQQAIEQTKELLKIPEDYRIAIVPASDTGAMEMMLWSLLGARPVDVCYWESFGKGWFSDIKNELQLSHVNAITADYGQLPDLAKTNPEHDIVFTWNGTTSGVKIADAHWISDKRTGLTICDATSAVFAMPMAWDKLDVTTFSWQKVLGGEGAHGMIVLSPAAVERLESYTPTWPLPKIFRLTKNGQLIEGIFTGATINTPSMLCVADYLDALNWIKKIGGVDAAISRSENNLAILANFVSQHEWIDFLAEQAEYRSNTSVCLRLALSDAELKEFSTLLAEQQVAYDINSYKDAPSGLRIWCGATIESHDIELLLPWLTWAYEKVKT; encoded by the coding sequence ATGATCCCAAGTAACAAACCCCTTAACCCAAACTTTTCATCTGGCCCTTGCAGTAAGCGTCCTGGCTATGAATTAGCACAATTGGATATAAGCACTCTCGGTCGCTCACACCGTTCTAATATCGGCAAAGCAGCGCTACAGCAAGCGATTGAACAAACCAAAGAACTCTTAAAAATTCCAGAGGACTATCGTATCGCTATAGTCCCAGCTTCTGATACTGGTGCGATGGAGATGATGCTATGGTCATTACTCGGGGCAAGACCAGTTGATGTTTGCTACTGGGAATCATTTGGTAAAGGCTGGTTCAGCGATATTAAAAATGAACTACAACTTAGCCATGTGAATGCAATTACTGCGGATTATGGCCAACTGCCTGATTTAGCAAAGACGAATCCAGAACATGATATTGTGTTTACTTGGAACGGTACCACCTCTGGTGTTAAAATCGCTGATGCTCACTGGATCAGTGATAAACGCACAGGCTTAACGATTTGCGATGCAACCTCAGCGGTATTTGCAATGCCGATGGCATGGGATAAACTCGATGTAACCACATTCAGTTGGCAAAAGGTATTAGGTGGGGAAGGTGCTCACGGCATGATCGTACTTAGCCCAGCAGCCGTCGAACGTTTAGAGTCTTATACCCCAACTTGGCCATTACCTAAGATCTTCCGTTTAACTAAAAATGGTCAGTTGATTGAAGGGATCTTTACAGGTGCAACGATTAACACGCCGTCAATGCTATGTGTAGCTGATTATTTAGATGCATTAAACTGGATAAAGAAGATCGGAGGCGTTGACGCTGCTATTAGTCGTTCTGAAAACAATCTCGCCATATTAGCTAATTTTGTTAGCCAGCATGAATGGATAGATTTTCTTGCCGAGCAAGCTGAATATAGATCGAATACCAGTGTATGTTTACGTTTAGCGCTGAGCGATGCCGAATTAAAAGAGTTCAGCACGTTATTAGCAGAGCAGCAAGTAGCCTACGATATTAATTCCTATAAAGATGCACCGTCAGGCTTACGGATTTGGTGTGGCGCGACGATTGAAAGTCATGATATTGAACTACTATTGCCTTGGCTCACCTGGGCATATGAGAAAGTAAAAACATAG
- a CDS encoding DUF494 family protein: MLDILIYLFENVYEQNKSEFLVDRDDLLGELIQAGFVETEIHKAITWIENLVELRNGGVQTHLQVSSMNSIRIYTEAEQFYINTECRGFLLFLEHINVLNIETREMAIARLIELENTDLDLDDIKWVILMVLFNVPNGEKAYSQMEELVQAKSHVHLH; encoded by the coding sequence ATGTTAGATATACTTATTTATCTTTTCGAAAACGTTTATGAACAAAATAAATCTGAGTTCTTAGTTGATCGAGATGACTTACTCGGTGAGTTAATTCAGGCTGGTTTTGTTGAAACTGAAATACATAAAGCCATTACATGGATTGAAAATTTAGTCGAGTTACGCAATGGCGGCGTGCAAACTCACCTGCAAGTATCCAGTATGAATTCGATACGAATTTATACTGAGGCTGAGCAATTCTACATCAACACCGAATGTCGTGGTTTTCTCTTATTTTTAGAACATATTAATGTGCTAAATATTGAAACCAGAGAAATGGCCATCGCACGTTTAATTGAACTGGAGAATACCGATTTGGACCTTGATGACATTAAATGGGTTATTTTAATGGTGTTATTTAATGTGCCAAACGGTGAAAAAGCATATTCGCAGATGGAAGAGCTAGTCCAGGCTAAAAGCCATGTTCACCTGCACTAA
- the fmt gene encoding methionyl-tRNA formyltransferase yields the protein MSKPLRIIFAGTPDFAAKHLSALINSEHEVIAVYSQPDRPAGRGKKLKPSDVKQLAVSHDIPVFQPISLRNEEAQQALSALNADLMVVVAYGLILPQIVLDTPRLGCINVHGSLLPRWRGAAPIQRAIWAGDAETGVTIMQMDLGLDTGAMLHKVTCPIADDETSASLYDKLAGLGPQGLLETLAHISNNTAVAEVQDDQLSNYASKLSKEEANIDWTQSAVEIERQVRAFNPWPVSYTQIAEQNVKIWQTSVSEATTDAQPGTVIAATKHGIQVATGNGVLTLLNLQLAGKKAMPVQDILNARKEWFTVGQLLNSI from the coding sequence TTGAGCAAACCATTACGCATTATTTTTGCCGGCACCCCTGATTTTGCCGCAAAACACCTATCTGCATTAATCAATTCAGAGCATGAAGTGATCGCTGTATATAGCCAACCAGATCGCCCCGCAGGTCGTGGCAAAAAACTAAAACCAAGTGATGTAAAACAACTTGCTGTTAGCCATGACATTCCCGTTTTTCAGCCGATTAGTTTACGTAACGAAGAAGCACAACAAGCATTATCGGCATTAAATGCTGACCTGATGGTTGTGGTTGCCTACGGGTTGATCCTGCCACAAATCGTACTCGATACACCGCGCTTAGGGTGTATTAATGTACACGGTTCATTATTGCCAAGATGGCGTGGTGCAGCACCAATCCAACGTGCAATTTGGGCTGGCGATGCAGAAACAGGCGTCACTATTATGCAAATGGATTTAGGTCTAGATACGGGTGCCATGCTACACAAAGTAACATGCCCGATTGCGGATGATGAAACCAGTGCCAGTTTATATGACAAACTAGCAGGACTCGGTCCACAAGGTCTGCTAGAAACATTAGCACACATCAGTAACAACACCGCCGTTGCTGAAGTGCAAGATGACCAACTATCAAACTATGCATCAAAGCTAAGTAAAGAAGAAGCCAATATAGATTGGACTCAATCTGCTGTAGAGATTGAACGTCAAGTACGTGCTTTTAACCCTTGGCCAGTAAGCTATACACAAATTGCAGAGCAAAATGTTAAAATTTGGCAAACAAGTGTCAGTGAAGCAACCACGGATGCACAGCCCGGCACTGTAATAGCGGCAACAAAACACGGCATCCAAGTGGCGACGGGCAATGGCGTATTAACGTTATTAAACCTGCAACTGGCTGGTAAGAAAGCCATGCCTGTTCAAGACATATTAAACGCTCGTAAAGAGTGGTTTACTGTTGGTCAATTACTTAATTCTATTTAA
- the def gene encoding peptide deformylase, translating into MAILEVLHFPDDRLKKIAQPVQEITPATQIIIDDMLETMYAEEGIGLAAVQVNILQRIVVIDVSGTRNEPLILINPVLTNKFGETGIEEGCLSVPESRAFVPRAESVTVTALDRDNNEFTLEAHDLLAICLQHEVDHLNGKLFIDYLSPLKQQRIRKKLEKLARQNK; encoded by the coding sequence ATGGCTATATTAGAAGTTTTACATTTTCCTGATGATCGATTAAAAAAAATTGCTCAACCTGTGCAAGAAATCACACCAGCGACGCAAATCATCATCGATGACATGCTCGAAACCATGTATGCCGAAGAAGGTATTGGTTTGGCCGCTGTACAAGTCAATATTTTACAACGTATTGTCGTTATCGATGTGTCAGGAACACGCAATGAACCTCTAATCCTTATCAATCCAGTGCTCACCAACAAATTCGGTGAAACAGGTATTGAAGAAGGCTGCCTATCGGTACCAGAATCACGCGCTTTTGTGCCCCGCGCAGAAAGCGTGACAGTAACAGCGTTAGACCGTGATAATAATGAGTTTACACTAGAAGCCCATGATTTATTAGCCATTTGTTTACAGCACGAAGTGGACCATCTAAATGGTAAACTCTTTATTGACTATTTATCACCGCTAAAACAGCAAAGAATTCGGAAAAAGCTAGAAAAACTAGCACGTCAAAACAAATAA
- the aroE gene encoding shikimate dehydrogenase has protein sequence MDRYAVFGNPINHSKSPMIHGLFAKQTAQDLSYQAIEAPINGFTTAMNEFFAQGGKGCNITVPFKQEAFSFAQQLTPRAQLAGAVNTLVLTADGRVIGDNTDGFGLVYDLLQYTTLTNKRILLLGAGGAARGVIGPLLEQGVQELVIANRTDVKAQQLATLFNDKGDITACGFGALTGDFDLIINSTSASLSGLVPAISTALVNKNTICYDMMYKADATAFNLWAAEQGAELVIDGLGMLVGQAAESFKIWRGVIPSMPPVLEALRKTIK, from the coding sequence ATGGATCGTTATGCCGTATTTGGTAATCCAATAAACCACAGTAAATCACCTATGATCCACGGCTTATTCGCCAAGCAAACTGCACAGGATCTTAGCTATCAAGCGATCGAAGCACCAATTAATGGCTTTACTACGGCGATGAATGAGTTTTTTGCTCAGGGGGGGAAGGGTTGTAATATTACCGTGCCTTTTAAACAAGAGGCATTTTCATTTGCTCAGCAATTAACACCGCGAGCTCAACTGGCTGGTGCGGTTAATACGCTGGTGCTTACTGCTGATGGCCGTGTTATAGGTGATAATACCGATGGATTTGGTCTGGTGTATGACTTGTTGCAATATACGACTCTCACGAATAAGCGGATCTTATTGTTAGGTGCGGGTGGTGCTGCGCGCGGTGTAATTGGTCCGTTATTAGAACAAGGCGTGCAAGAACTGGTGATAGCTAATCGTACGGATGTCAAAGCGCAGCAGTTGGCGACATTGTTTAATGATAAGGGGGATATTACAGCATGTGGTTTTGGCGCATTAACAGGCGATTTTGATCTTATCATTAACTCTACGTCAGCCAGTTTGTCGGGTTTGGTTCCTGCCATTTCAACTGCATTAGTGAATAAAAACACGATCTGTTATGACATGATGTATAAAGCGGATGCCACAGCATTCAATTTATGGGCTGCCGAACAGGGGGCGGAATTAGTTATCGATGGACTGGGTATGTTGGTTGGTCAGGCGGCTGAAAGCTTTAAAATTTGGCGTGGCGTAATACCGTCGATGCCACCTGTACTTGAAGCATTAAGAAAAACCATTAAATAA